From one Bacteroidota bacterium genomic stretch:
- a CDS encoding response regulator: MKIIFLADDDADDRMFFEDALQKVSIPAQLTTANDGLELMNNLESVIPPPPDVIFLDLNMPLKNGLQCLEEIRSTAILKSIPVVIFSTTASDEEVSKTYQHGANHYICKPRSFGLLVKAIETVLTLDMWMKPQPNKEEFVLTIT; this comes from the coding sequence ATGAAAATTATATTTCTTGCTGATGACGATGCTGATGATCGCATGTTCTTTGAAGATGCACTACAAAAAGTAAGCATTCCAGCGCAACTTACAACTGCAAACGATGGTTTAGAATTAATGAATAATCTTGAATCGGTAATACCACCACCACCTGATGTTATTTTCCTTGACCTTAATATGCCCCTAAAAAACGGGCTTCAATGTTTGGAAGAGATAAGGAGTACGGCTATATTAAAAAGCATTCCCGTTGTTATATTCTCCACCACTGCCAGCGATGAGGAAGTAAGTAAAACATACCAACACGGAGCCAATCATTACATATGCAAACCACGTTCGTTTGGGCTTTTAGTAAAAGCCATTGAAACGGTATTGACGCTTGATATGTGGATGAAACCTCAACCTAATAAAGAAGAATTTGTGTTAACGATTACCTGA
- a CDS encoding HNH endonuclease — protein sequence MEIILILILAVAAFVIKTLDFEVGRQNRRDYYRNDYLKSDAWQRKRYVVMKRDNWRCVYCGARATQVHHKRYAKKNIGKEPIDWLVSICKPCHNAQHN from the coding sequence ATGGAGATTATACTTATATTAATTCTTGCAGTAGCTGCATTTGTAATTAAAACTTTGGATTTTGAAGTGGGTCGTCAGAATAGACGTGATTATTACAGAAACGACTATCTTAAATCAGACGCTTGGCAACGAAAGCGTTACGTAGTAATGAAAAGAGATAACTGGCGCTGTGTATATTGTGGTGCTCGTGCTACTCAGGTTCATCATAAGAGATACGCTAAAAAAAATATTGGAAAAGAACCAATTGATTGGCTTGTTTCTATATGCAAACCTTGTCATAATGCACAACACAATTAA
- a CDS encoding ATP-binding protein: protein MEMIEDKLATAIKELAFQNGEKGKRAAELIVANKELVFQNGEKEKRAGELIIANKELFFQNGEKEKRAQELNIANIELLFQNGEKEKRAAELIVANKELLFQNGEKEKRAAELNIANIELLFQNGEKEKRAAELNIANIELLFQNGEKEKRAGELIIANKELLFQNGEKEKRAEELIVANKELESFTYISSHDLQEPLRKIQTFATRLIDDESENLSTKGKEYLRKMHDAANRMQSLINDLLAYSRTTTLERKFETTDLNAIIEAVINDFEETIAEKKATVEVGKIGNAHIIPFQFHQLLYNLIGNALKFSNAGRPPHILIKGRNIQGSEVNDQNLLPDKVYCHLTISDNGIGFSPEYKDHIFEIFKRLHDKDTISGTGIGLTIVKKIVQNHNGVITATGEVSKGASFDIYIPLT, encoded by the coding sequence ATGGAAATGATAGAAGATAAATTAGCTACTGCCATTAAAGAGCTTGCTTTTCAGAATGGAGAAAAAGGAAAACGAGCAGCGGAATTAATTGTTGCCAATAAAGAACTTGTTTTCCAGAATGGAGAAAAAGAAAAGCGGGCAGGCGAGCTAATCATTGCCAATAAAGAACTTTTTTTTCAGAACGGAGAAAAAGAAAAACGGGCACAGGAGCTAAACATTGCCAACATAGAACTTCTTTTTCAGAATGGAGAAAAAGAAAAACGAGCAGCAGAATTAATCGTTGCCAATAAAGAACTTCTTTTCCAGAATGGAGAAAAAGAAAAGCGGGCGGCAGAGCTAAACATTGCTAACATAGAACTTCTTTTTCAGAATGGAGAAAAAGAAAAACGAGCGGCAGAGTTAAACATTGCTAACATAGAACTTCTTTTTCAGAACGGAGAAAAGGAAAAGCGCGCAGGCGAGCTAATTATTGCCAATAAAGAACTTCTTTTTCAAAACGGAGAAAAAGAGAAACGGGCAGAAGAGCTAATCGTTGCCAATAAAGAATTAGAATCATTCACCTATATATCAAGCCACGATTTACAAGAACCACTACGTAAAATTCAAACCTTTGCTACACGCCTTATTGATGATGAATCAGAAAATTTATCAACCAAGGGCAAAGAATATTTGCGAAAAATGCACGATGCAGCCAACCGTATGCAATCACTGATTAATGATTTGCTGGCCTACTCACGCACCACCACCCTGGAAAGAAAATTTGAGACTACTGACCTCAATGCCATCATAGAAGCAGTAATAAATGATTTTGAAGAAACCATTGCCGAGAAAAAAGCCACTGTTGAAGTGGGCAAAATAGGCAACGCCCATATCATTCCTTTTCAGTTTCACCAACTCCTGTACAACCTCATTGGTAATGCACTTAAGTTTTCAAACGCAGGCAGACCACCGCATATATTAATAAAAGGCCGCAATATACAAGGCAGTGAAGTAAACGACCAAAACCTTTTACCCGACAAAGTCTATTGCCACCTTACCATTAGCGACAACGGAATTGGCTTTTCGCCCGAATACAAGGACCACATTTTTGAAATATTTAAACGCCTACACGATAAGGACACCATATCCGGAACGGGTATAGGGCTTACCATCGTAAAAAAAATTGTACAGAACCACAACGGAGTTATTACAGCCACAGGCGAAGTAAGCAAAGGAGCATCCTTTGATATTTATATTCCTTTAACTTAA
- a CDS encoding class I SAM-dependent methyltransferase, with translation MNRKKHWEDIYLTKNLNEVSWYQPTPTTSLEFIKQFNIPTTAKIIDIGGGDSFLVDNLLDLNYQDITVLDISEAALNRAKQRLGNRAGKVKWIVADVTSFRPTEQYDFWHDRAAFHFLTDDKEVDNYVETTQQNIAAKGILVIGTFSENGPKKCSGIEIKQYSETSMTDKLKSFFEKIQCITIDHTTPFDTVQNFIFCSFRKRTEAA, from the coding sequence ATGAACAGAAAAAAACATTGGGAAGATATTTACCTGACAAAAAACCTGAACGAGGTAAGTTGGTACCAGCCTACACCAACAACATCGCTAGAGTTTATAAAACAGTTTAATATTCCAACTACAGCTAAAATTATTGACATTGGTGGAGGCGATAGCTTTTTAGTAGATAACTTACTTGACTTAAACTATCAGGACATAACAGTTCTTGATATTTCAGAAGCCGCACTTAACAGGGCAAAACAACGGCTTGGAAACCGTGCTGGTAAAGTAAAATGGATAGTGGCAGATGTAACATCTTTCAGGCCTACAGAACAATATGACTTCTGGCACGACAGAGCAGCCTTTCATTTTTTAACTGACGATAAGGAGGTTGACAATTATGTTGAAACCACTCAGCAAAATATTGCAGCAAAAGGCATTTTAGTAATTGGCACCTTTTCCGAAAACGGACCCAAAAAGTGTAGCGGAATAGAAATTAAACAATACTCTGAAACATCAATGACCGATAAGCTGAAAAGCTTTTTTGAAAAGATACAGTGCATTACTATTGATCATACAACACCGTTTGATACCGTTCAGAATTTTATTTTTTGCAGCTTCCGCAAACGAACAGAAGCAGCCTGA
- a CDS encoding phosphodiester glycosidase family protein, which produces MKSKIKIILLSLLLLLAVGLIAFTTTTNAVDEQILAYTVDTKTQDLKLYWKDDKGELIKSIQSLKTYVESKNLTLTFAMNGGMFNNDFSPQGLFIQNKNTLAPLDTADGNGNFYLKPNGIFYITTNNTPFVCKTADFTNNGKIKYATQSGPMLVIDGQIHDAFKEGSTNLNIRNGVGIMPDNKVVFAMSKTAINFYDFAKYFQSLGCKNALYLDGFVSRTYLPEKQWTQTDGNFGVIIGVTNKAK; this is translated from the coding sequence TTGAAAAGCAAAATAAAAATAATACTACTAAGTTTATTGCTACTATTGGCAGTAGGACTCATTGCTTTTACCACAACTACAAACGCTGTTGATGAACAGATTTTGGCTTACACGGTTGACACAAAGACACAAGATTTAAAACTATACTGGAAGGACGACAAAGGGGAACTTATTAAAAGCATTCAAAGTTTAAAGACCTATGTGGAGAGCAAAAACCTTACCCTCACCTTTGCCATGAATGGTGGAATGTTCAATAACGACTTTTCACCTCAAGGACTTTTTATTCAAAACAAAAATACCCTTGCCCCTTTAGACACAGCAGATGGAAACGGCAACTTCTATTTAAAGCCCAACGGCATTTTTTATATTACCACAAACAATACTCCTTTTGTATGTAAAACGGCTGACTTTACCAACAACGGTAAAATTAAATACGCAACACAATCTGGTCCTATGTTGGTTATTGACGGACAAATTCATGATGCATTTAAAGAAGGCTCTACCAATTTGAATATAAGAAATGGGGTTGGCATTATGCCCGACAACAAAGTAGTATTTGCCATGTCAAAAACAGCCATTAACTTTTATGACTTTGCTAAATACTTTCAAAGCTTAGGGTGTAAAAATGCTTTGTATCTTGACGGTTTTGTTTCCAGAACATACTTACCAGAAAAACAATGGACACAAACTGACGGAAATTTTGGAGTTATAATTGGTGTAACAAACAAGGCAAAATAA
- a CDS encoding GNAT family N-acetyltransferase, with product MTILKANTDDHEILTDITKKSKAYWGYTQEQIDMWSELLTITKSYIESNHVFKLVINNTTLAYYSYCYLDNDTVKLDNLFVLPAYIGSGFGKLLMHDFIDTIKKTETKKIVLDSEPNAQAFYEKFGFIKVGQMKTSIKDRYLPIMELTIVIGM from the coding sequence ATGACTATACTAAAAGCAAATACAGACGACCATGAGATTTTGACAGACATAACCAAAAAGTCGAAAGCTTATTGGGGATACACGCAGGAACAAATAGACATGTGGTCGGAGTTATTGACTATAACAAAAAGTTATATTGAAAGTAACCATGTATTTAAATTGGTCATTAACAATACTACCCTTGCTTATTACTCATACTGCTATTTAGACAATGATACTGTTAAGCTTGACAACCTGTTTGTGCTTCCGGCATATATTGGCAGTGGGTTTGGTAAACTACTGATGCATGATTTTATTGATACGATAAAAAAGACTGAAACAAAAAAAATAGTGCTTGATTCGGAACCTAATGCCCAGGCATTTTATGAAAAGTTTGGCTTTATTAAAGTAGGGCAAATGAAAACGAGCATTAAGGACCGTTATTTACCCATTATGGAACTGACAATAGTTATCGGCATGTAG
- a CDS encoding FMN-binding negative transcriptional regulator produces MYNLPNHKENNPQIIKEFIAKYPFAFLTGCDAENKPIATQIPLFIEEENGKRFLRGHIMKDTDHHKTFLHNSNILAVFTGHHTYVSGTWYSNPYIPSTWNYMSVHVKGTIKFLDDNALANVLRKVSLHFENYNEASTTIYDNLPAEFIQRATPYIVAFEIEITEIDTVFKLSQDRDYESYKNIIAKLQQQDEAGRVIAAEMENRIHQVFPD; encoded by the coding sequence ATGTACAACCTGCCCAATCACAAAGAAAACAATCCGCAAATTATTAAGGAGTTTATAGCTAAATACCCGTTTGCATTTTTAACAGGGTGCGATGCTGAAAACAAACCTATCGCTACCCAAATACCGCTGTTTATTGAAGAAGAAAACGGTAAGCGTTTTTTAAGAGGTCATATTATGAAAGATACTGACCACCATAAAACATTTTTACACAACAGTAATATTCTGGCCGTTTTCACCGGGCATCACACCTATGTAAGTGGTACTTGGTATAGCAACCCATACATCCCTTCTACCTGGAATTATATGAGTGTGCATGTAAAGGGTACTATCAAATTTTTAGATGATAACGCTCTGGCAAATGTATTGAGAAAGGTGAGTCTTCATTTTGAAAACTATAATGAAGCATCGACCACCATTTACGATAATTTACCTGCTGAGTTTATACAAAGAGCAACTCCTTACATAGTGGCTTTTGAAATTGAAATAACAGAAATAGATACGGTTTTTAAACTGAGCCAGGACAGGGATTATGAAAGTTATAAAAACATTATAGCCAAACTGCAACAACAGGATGAAGCAGGACGGGTTATTGCTGCCGAAATGGAAAACAGAATACATCAGGTGTTTCCTGATTGA
- a CDS encoding T9SS type A sorting domain-containing protein, translating into MKKIFLLTFIAFVLNAKAQITLEHTYDSASTWNFCKSAQSQLMIVKFEVSGERYVRINRCGPGSINIYDMNHSLVKTISFTNIARSVSGDIGHVLYLSENLFNTDSKIEFMYVTDSTVFSTTKIYNEDGTLLFNENGSPITLPNNHLQQYPIYNTATGTKMILSYENGQAKVFGLAGTLTTAIQSASQDIIKEQNLISNPYPNPTKQSTSIDYKLPDGINQGEIVFYGLQGSEIKRFKVDRTFDTLVISTDELASGTYYYQLQTSKGISGGKKLLVIK; encoded by the coding sequence ATGAAAAAAATTTTCCTACTAACATTTATTGCATTTGTGTTAAATGCAAAAGCACAAATCACATTGGAGCACACCTATGATAGTGCATCTACCTGGAACTTTTGTAAAAGTGCTCAAAGCCAGCTAATGATTGTAAAGTTTGAGGTTTCGGGCGAACGTTATGTTAGAATAAACAGATGCGGGCCAGGCTCCATAAACATTTACGACATGAATCATTCGCTTGTTAAAACCATTTCTTTTACCAATATAGCCCGTAGCGTATCAGGCGATATTGGTCATGTTTTATATTTATCAGAAAACTTATTTAATACAGACTCTAAAATCGAATTCATGTATGTAACTGATTCTACTGTTTTTTCTACAACCAAAATTTATAATGAAGATGGCACTTTGCTTTTTAATGAAAATGGCTCTCCGATTACTTTACCTAACAACCATTTACAACAATATCCAATATACAATACGGCTACCGGAACAAAAATGATACTTAGTTACGAAAACGGACAGGCAAAAGTATTTGGTTTGGCGGGAACACTTACTACAGCAATACAGTCAGCAAGTCAGGATATAATAAAAGAACAAAACTTAATTTCAAATCCATATCCAAATCCAACCAAGCAATCTACCAGCATTGATTATAAATTACCCGATGGTATTAATCAAGGCGAAATTGTTTTCTATGGTTTACAAGGGTCAGAAATAAAGCGCTTCAAAGTGGACAGAACCTTTGACACATTAGTTATTTCTACTGACGAACTTGCTAGCGGAACCTATTATTATCAATTACAAACCAGCAAAGGAATAAGCGGAGGTAAGAAATTATTAGTGATAAAATAG
- a CDS encoding GIY-YIG nuclease family protein → MATLEEIQYRFDKVCFTLLESDILEINKQDPGAGVNNVISKINRHCFGVRVYEGKDRYEIEMFYITNFEKLKGDIICLPLKDPNYFDLLLHFCLSLTDWYPELDAINCFNTFQTKVRSCLEKFGFFTTTTIELEPFQGKNGVMISNSQKGIINVDMINRTDFYRNFFNKNFEIKILNDQEYVYLMVNDETALIKIGTSKNPRFREKTLHSSEPRVFLIALWRCKKGFEKELHQKFATKRIRGEWFRLSFRDLGEIELFMKNY, encoded by the coding sequence ATGGCAACATTAGAGGAAATACAATATCGGTTTGATAAAGTTTGTTTCACTTTATTGGAAAGTGATATTCTTGAAATTAATAAACAAGATCCTGGAGCTGGCGTAAATAATGTAATTTCAAAAATAAATCGTCATTGTTTTGGTGTGAGAGTATATGAAGGTAAAGACAGATATGAAATTGAAATGTTTTATATTACTAATTTTGAAAAATTAAAAGGCGATATAATTTGCTTACCACTTAAAGATCCTAATTATTTTGATTTATTGCTTCATTTCTGTTTATCATTAACTGACTGGTATCCTGAATTAGATGCTATTAACTGTTTTAATACATTCCAAACTAAAGTCCGGTCTTGTTTAGAAAAATTTGGCTTTTTCACAACAACTACCATAGAACTTGAGCCATTTCAGGGAAAGAATGGTGTGATGATTTCAAATTCTCAAAAAGGAATTATTAATGTTGACATGATAAACAGAACGGATTTTTATCGAAATTTTTTTAACAAGAATTTTGAAATTAAAATTCTCAATGATCAAGAGTATGTTTACCTTATGGTAAACGATGAAACCGCTTTAATAAAAATTGGAACTAGTAAGAATCCACGTTTTAGAGAAAAAACTCTTCATTCAAGTGAGCCAAGAGTTTTCTTAATTGCTTTATGGAGGTGCAAAAAAGGTTTTGAAAAAGAACTGCATCAAAAATTTGCTACAAAAAGGATTAGAGGAGAATGGTTTCGTCTTAGTTTTAGAGATTTGGGAGAAATAGAACTTTTCATGAAGAATTATTAG
- a CDS encoding transposase translates to MEIIEYYPEFFTATILEWKHLLKQDTYKDIIVNSLEFLVQQKRIVVYGFVLMNNHIHIIWQVQANNKPKEIQLSFMKYTAQMIIKDLRNNHQQVLVHFRVDNKDRKHQIWERNPLNIELRSREVLEQKLNYIHQNPVKANLCLLPEEYVFSSAAYYYCIDKNKWNFITHYNQ, encoded by the coding sequence ATGGAAATTATAGAATATTATCCTGAGTTTTTCACAGCAACAATACTCGAATGGAAGCACCTTTTAAAACAAGATACATACAAAGATATAATAGTAAATAGCCTTGAATTTTTGGTACAACAAAAACGGATAGTTGTATATGGCTTTGTGCTTATGAACAATCATATTCATATTATTTGGCAAGTACAGGCTAATAACAAGCCAAAAGAAATTCAATTGTCATTTATGAAATACACTGCACAAATGATTATTAAAGATTTAAGAAATAACCACCAGCAAGTATTAGTACATTTTAGAGTAGATAATAAAGATAGAAAACACCAAATTTGGGAGCGTAACCCACTGAATATAGAACTAAGAAGCAGAGAAGTATTGGAGCAAAAATTAAATTATATACATCAAAATCCGGTGAAAGCCAATTTGTGTTTATTGCCGGAAGAGTATGTTTTTTCATCTGCGGCTTATTATTATTGTATAGATAAAAACAAATGGAATTTTATTACGCATTATAATCAGTAA